Genomic segment of Verrucomicrobiia bacterium:
CCTGGTGCCCACGCTTTCCGCGATCGAAAACATCGAATACGTGCTCTGGCTTCAAGGCGTCGCGTCCGCGGAGCGCCGCAAACGCGCCCTGGAAGTCTGCCAGAGATTCGGCATCGAAAAGCTCGTGCACCGCAGGCCTTCGCAGATCAGCCGCGGACAGCAGCAGCGCGTGGCCGTCGCGCGCGCGCTTGTCCACAATCCCAAGATCGTGCTCGGCGACGAGCTCACCGCGAACCTCGACCACAAGACCGGCATTGCCCTCATGGATTTCCTGAAAGAGCTCAACCAGGAAAAGAAAATGACTTTCATCTATGCAAGCCATGACCCTGTCATGATAGAATGCGCCGAAAAGGTCATCAGGCTGCAGGATGGAAAATTAATTCATGAGCATTCCACGCGGTTTGGAAGCTGACAACTCTTCGGGCCCGATTTTTTCCGCGGCCCTCGCCGTTTCCGGGAGCTTTACACGCCCCGCCGCGAAATCTGTCTCCGTGATCGCACCGCAGTCACCGCGCCCGTCCCTCATCCTCCAAGCGCTCGAAAAAAGGCGCGACGAAAAGATCCGCCGCAAAAAAAATCTGTTCCGTCGGATCTTTCTAGCTGCGGCCGCCGCTTTTGTTCTTCCCGCTTTGGTATTCGCGCAGGAAATCCCGTTCCTTAATACGCGCATCAACGGCTACGTCAAAAGCCTGAACTTTTTTACCCACACGACGGGCTTCGCGCCCGAAGCCGCGGATTCGCCCCTTGGGCTCGCGGAAAAGAAGGAAAGCGTATTCTCGACCATGGAGCGCTTCCGCGCCAAGATCCGTTCTTCCTTTAATCTTGCCGAAGGCCACAAGATCAAGCTGAAGATCGACTACGACCACCAGGCTTTCTTCGGCAGCTTCGTCGGCACGGGCGATTTCAGGCTGGCTAAACATCAACAGGAAGAGCGTCAGTTCCTGGACCTCAGCCAGACGCTCGTCGAAGACGACGGTGTTTTCTACGAACACCGGCTTTACCGGGCCAGCGTCGAATACGAAAACGATTACTTTTCGGTAGAGATCGGACGCCAGCAGATCCCGTGGGGCGTCGGACATTTTTTCACGCCCACCGACCTTTTCAATCCCTTCAATCCCACGCAGATCGAGCTGGAAGAAAGGGACGGCGTGGACGCAGTCAACATCATGACCAAGAAATACGACGGCTATGCGCTGCAAATGGTCTACACGCCGCGCGGCAAAGACCTTCACCCTTACCGTTATCTCGCGCGCCTTTCGAAGGACATTGAAAACTACGAGGTCGGGCTGATCGGCGGGCGCGTCTTGAGG
This window contains:
- a CDS encoding ABC transporter ATP-binding protein translates to MIEIKNVSRVFQEGSLPVTALSELSLEIPEGSFTALCGPSGSGKTTLLNMIGCLDRPSTGNLFLDGEDVSRLPQKALSRIRLNKIGFIFQDFNLVPTLSAIENIEYVLWLQGVASAERRKRALEVCQRFGIEKLVHRRPSQISRGQQQRVAVARALVHNPKIVLGDELTANLDHKTGIALMDFLKELNQEKKMTFIYASHDPVMIECAEKVIRLQDGKLIHEHSTRFGS